One part of the Lycium ferocissimum isolate CSIRO_LF1 chromosome 8, AGI_CSIRO_Lferr_CH_V1, whole genome shotgun sequence genome encodes these proteins:
- the LOC132068721 gene encoding oxygen-evolving enhancer protein 2, chloroplastic-like, protein MASTQGFLHYHPPSKTPLVPLKGVSTLKPNQLVCRAQKDQQDNYGNSVSVSRRLALAVLIGAAAIGSKGSPANAAYGESANVFGKPKKNTDFLPYNGDGFKLQIPSKWNPSKEVEYPGQVLRFEDNFDPNSNVIVIVTPTDKRSITDYGSPEQFLSQVDFLLGKQVYFGKTDAEGGFESDAVATANVLETSSATVGGKEYYYSTVLTRTADGDEGGKHQLITATVNDGKLYICKAQAGDKRWFKGARKFVENTASSFSLA, encoded by the exons ATGGCTTCCACTCAAGGTTTCTTGCACTATCATCCACCGTCTAAAACTCCCTTAGTACCATTGAAGGGTGTTTCAACACTCAAGCCTAACCAATTGGTCTGTCGTGCCCAAAAAGATCAACAAGATAATTATGGCAACAGTGTTTCTGTCTCTCGTAGATTGGCTCTCGCAGTTCTCATTGGTGCTGCTGCTATTGGTTCCAAAGGTTCCCCTGCTAATGCTGCTTATGGAGAATCTG CCAATGTTTTTGGGAAGCCAAAGAAAAACACCGATTTCTTGCCCTACAATGGAGATGGATTCAAGCTGCAAATCCCATCCAAATGGAATCCAAGCAAGGAAGTAGAATACCCTGGCCAAGTTCTCAGATTTGAAGACAACTTTGATCCCAACAGCAATGTCATTGTCATTGTTACTCCGACTGACAAGAGGTCCATCACTGACTATGGTTCACCAGAACAATTCCTCTCTCAA GTGGACTTTCTGTTAGGAAAACAAGTTTACTTTGGCAAAACTGATGCGGAG GGTGGATTTGAATCAGATGCAGTGGCCACCGCAAACGTATTGGAGACATCAAGTGCAACAGTAGGAGGGAAGGAATACTACTACTCGACTGTATTGACAAGAACTGCTGATGGAGATGAAGGTGGAAAGCACCAGTTAATCACAGCCACAGTAAATGATGGAAAACTTTACATTTGCAAAGCACAAGCTGGTGACAAGAGATGGTTCAAGGGAGCTAGAAAGTTTGTGGAGAATACTGCAAGTTCTTTCAGTCTTGCATAG